A window of the Dyadobacter pollutisoli genome harbors these coding sequences:
- a CDS encoding lysophospholipid acyltransferase family protein: protein MKHSIVQILFSGLNQISRLSWKNAFRLSDFLCWTLFSVFGYRKKVIWQNLKNSFPEKSDAELHCIAKAFHLHFTDLIVETIKFRTASPECVRERLQGDISVMDDFYDSNTNIIYLMGHRGNWELANLFSSLCFTHECIVVYRPLQNLASDQWFMDLRTRFGAKLVPMDGIFKELQKTREKPYVVVLANDQSPNPKTAFWTHFLHQDTGVFRGVETIARRYNLTVLYADFAKVADKRGFYHVEISTITNTPKEIRNNEILEKQIRILEQNINMQPHNWLWSHRRWKHKRPECLKPEQTLI, encoded by the coding sequence ATGAAACATAGTATTGTGCAAATCCTGTTCTCAGGATTGAATCAAATTTCCCGCCTCTCCTGGAAGAATGCCTTTAGACTTTCCGATTTCCTTTGCTGGACGCTTTTCAGTGTGTTTGGATACCGCAAAAAAGTGATATGGCAAAACCTAAAAAACAGCTTTCCCGAAAAAAGTGATGCGGAGCTGCATTGCATTGCCAAAGCCTTTCACCTCCATTTTACCGACTTGATCGTCGAGACCATTAAATTTCGGACGGCCAGTCCTGAATGCGTCCGCGAGCGGTTGCAGGGCGACATTAGCGTCATGGATGACTTTTATGACAGTAATACCAACATCATCTATTTAATGGGGCACCGTGGGAACTGGGAACTAGCCAATTTATTCTCCTCCCTTTGTTTTACACACGAATGCATCGTAGTATACAGGCCGCTTCAAAATCTGGCTTCTGACCAATGGTTTATGGATTTGAGAACACGTTTCGGGGCTAAACTTGTGCCCATGGACGGCATTTTCAAAGAACTTCAAAAAACGCGCGAAAAACCGTATGTGGTCGTACTGGCCAACGATCAGTCACCGAACCCGAAAACGGCGTTCTGGACGCACTTTTTACACCAGGATACAGGCGTTTTCCGTGGAGTGGAAACCATCGCCCGGCGATATAACCTTACAGTGTTATATGCTGATTTTGCCAAGGTAGCGGATAAACGCGGATTTTACCATGTCGAGATCTCCACCATCACCAATACACCCAAGGAGATCCGGAATAACGAAATACTGGAAAAGCAGATCCGTATACTCGAACAGAACATTAATATGCAGCCGCACAATTGGCTGTGGAGCCATCGCCGCTGGAAACATAAAAGGCCTGAATGCCTTAAACCGGAACAGACATTGATATAG
- a CDS encoding lysophospholipid acyltransferase family protein, translated as MKTLPTRLLLVILTAISRLSWKKLYKLSDLFRFLIFDLGHYRRNVILSNLRNSFPTYNSNTIESIARDYYRNFTDIVFETIKLRSISKADLLNRFDLEMPILDYYCRKQQSVVVLAGHLGNWEMLNLFASAKLSYQIVVVYHELANDIFEDWFKKVRTRFGTEMVPMNEAMSRALAPSEKPFLFVLINDQSPVPEKAYWTRFLNQDTGIFRGGELIAKRLNAPVLYMGILRDELKRGFYKAYFKLITENPKQEPANRILQSQIEYLEEDIKRQPDNWLWSHRRWKHTRPQHLLPYQKREEIKSE; from the coding sequence ATGAAGACTCTTCCGACCCGACTTCTCCTGGTTATCCTAACAGCAATTTCGAGGCTTTCGTGGAAAAAACTGTATAAGCTTTCAGACCTGTTTCGCTTCCTTATATTTGATCTGGGACATTACCGGAGAAATGTGATCCTTTCCAATCTTCGCAACAGTTTCCCCACTTACAACTCCAATACCATTGAATCGATAGCCCGTGATTACTACCGGAATTTCACGGACATCGTTTTCGAGACCATTAAATTAAGATCAATTTCCAAGGCTGACCTGTTGAACAGATTTGACTTGGAAATGCCGATTCTGGACTACTATTGCAGAAAACAGCAGAGTGTGGTGGTACTCGCCGGGCATTTGGGAAACTGGGAAATGCTTAACTTGTTTGCTTCTGCCAAATTATCCTACCAAATTGTGGTCGTATATCACGAACTCGCCAATGATATCTTCGAAGACTGGTTCAAAAAAGTGCGGACGAGGTTCGGTACTGAAATGGTACCAATGAATGAAGCGATGAGCCGCGCACTGGCACCAAGCGAGAAACCGTTTCTGTTCGTATTGATAAACGACCAGTCGCCAGTCCCGGAAAAAGCATACTGGACCCGGTTCCTGAATCAGGATACCGGAATTTTCAGAGGTGGTGAGCTGATCGCAAAAAGACTGAATGCGCCCGTTTTATATATGGGCATACTAAGAGATGAACTTAAAAGAGGTTTTTATAAGGCCTATTTTAAACTGATAACTGAGAATCCAAAACAAGAACCCGCTAATCGTATTCTGCAAAGCCAGATCGAATACCTGGAAGAAGACATTAAACGGCAACCTGATAACTGGCTGTGGAGCCACCGTCGCTGGAAGCATACCCGGCCGCAGCACCTCCTGCCTTATCAGAAACGTGAAGAAATAAAAAGTGAATAA
- a CDS encoding glycosyltransferase family 9 protein translates to MNKPVKFLILRFSSIGDIVLTTPVVRCLKQQMPEAEIHYFTKSKFEFLLKDNPYIDKVWLLEKNTAELLSILKKEKFDYIIDLHRNIRTLRIKLTLGVPSFSFEKLNMQKFLLTQFKVNYLPDVHIADRCMDTLKSLGITNDDKGLDYFIPYKDNVELTWLPQTHQNGYVAYAIGGQHGTKKLPVPRMIELCRKINYPIILLGGKEDFDAGEEVRTALGGTLVLNSCGQYSFNQSASLIQKSLIVFSHDTGLMHVAAAFKKKVYSIWGNTVPAFGMYPYKTAFEILENKNLECRPCSKIGYKECPKKHFKCMNDISFDFLIKELPLEN, encoded by the coding sequence GTGAATAAACCAGTCAAATTCTTAATCCTGCGTTTTTCTTCCATTGGCGACATCGTGCTGACGACGCCGGTGGTCAGGTGCCTGAAACAACAAATGCCGGAAGCTGAAATTCACTATTTTACCAAAAGCAAGTTCGAGTTTCTTCTGAAAGACAATCCATATATAGATAAGGTATGGCTGCTAGAGAAGAATACGGCCGAGTTGCTTTCCATTCTCAAAAAAGAAAAATTCGATTACATCATTGACCTGCACAGGAATATCCGCACGCTACGGATCAAACTGACGCTCGGCGTACCATCATTCAGTTTTGAAAAGCTGAATATGCAGAAGTTTCTCCTGACGCAGTTTAAGGTCAATTACCTGCCCGACGTACACATTGCAGATCGCTGCATGGACACGCTGAAATCGCTTGGGATCACCAATGATGACAAGGGCCTCGACTATTTCATTCCATACAAAGACAATGTAGAGCTCACCTGGCTGCCTCAGACTCATCAAAACGGCTATGTGGCCTATGCGATCGGTGGGCAGCATGGTACCAAGAAGCTCCCTGTGCCAAGAATGATCGAACTCTGCAGGAAAATCAATTACCCGATTATTCTCCTGGGTGGAAAAGAAGACTTCGATGCCGGAGAAGAAGTTCGGACAGCATTGGGCGGTACATTGGTACTGAATTCCTGCGGACAATACAGTTTCAATCAGTCCGCGTCGCTGATCCAGAAGTCATTGATTGTCTTTTCGCACGATACCGGCCTGATGCACGTTGCGGCCGCATTCAAGAAGAAAGTTTACTCCATCTGGGGCAACACGGTACCCGCTTTTGGAATGTATCCCTACAAAACTGCATTTGAAATTCTCGAAAACAAAAACCTGGAATGCCGCCCGTGCTCCAAAATCGGGTACAAGGAATGTCCCAAAAAGCATTTCAAATGTATGAATGACATCTCGTTTGACTTTCTCATTAAAGAACTACCACTGGAAAATTAG
- a CDS encoding carbon-nitrogen hydrolase, producing the protein MTKKVNIGLVQMSCTDDVDANFQKAVVKIREAAQKGANVICLQELFKSLYFCDVEDHGNFALAEVIPGPTTDSLGALAKELGVVIIASLFEKRAHGLYHNTTAVLDADGTYLGKYRKMHIPDDPGYYEKFYFTPGDAPVGDYQEQGDTTGYRIFETKFAKIGVLICWDQWYPEAARITSLMGAEILFYPTAIGWDTNEQDPLINEEQYGAWQTIQRGHAVANGVYVVSVNRVGREAEQQFWGGSFIANPQGRLLYLAPHDEEVTHVEELDLQKLDFYRTTWPFLRDRRIDSYKPILKRYID; encoded by the coding sequence ATGACAAAAAAGGTAAACATAGGTCTGGTACAAATGAGCTGTACCGATGATGTTGATGCTAATTTTCAAAAAGCCGTTGTTAAAATCCGTGAAGCTGCGCAGAAAGGCGCAAATGTGATCTGTCTTCAGGAGCTTTTCAAGTCGCTATATTTTTGTGATGTTGAGGACCATGGCAATTTTGCTCTCGCCGAGGTCATTCCCGGGCCTACCACTGATTCACTGGGCGCACTGGCCAAAGAGCTGGGCGTGGTGATCATTGCCTCACTTTTTGAGAAAAGGGCACACGGCCTTTATCACAATACAACCGCCGTCCTCGACGCAGACGGTACTTACCTTGGCAAATACCGCAAAATGCACATCCCGGATGATCCCGGTTACTACGAAAAATTCTACTTCACGCCGGGTGATGCGCCCGTGGGTGACTACCAGGAGCAAGGTGATACGACAGGCTACCGGATATTTGAAACAAAATTTGCCAAAATCGGCGTGCTGATATGCTGGGACCAATGGTACCCGGAGGCTGCTAGAATTACCAGTTTGATGGGTGCAGAAATATTGTTTTACCCGACCGCCATCGGTTGGGATACGAATGAGCAGGACCCATTGATCAATGAGGAGCAGTATGGTGCCTGGCAAACTATTCAGCGCGGCCATGCGGTTGCGAATGGCGTGTATGTAGTATCCGTTAACCGTGTGGGACGTGAGGCCGAGCAACAGTTCTGGGGCGGTTCTTTTATCGCTAATCCGCAGGGAAGGCTACTTTACCTGGCTCCGCACGATGAGGAAGTGACGCATGTAGAGGAACTTGACCTGCAAAAGTTAGATTTTTACAGGACTACCTGGCCTTTCCTGAGAGACCGGAGAATTGACTCTTACAAGCCGATCTTGAAGCGATACATTGACTAG